The nucleotide sequence GGCGTGGTGCCGTCGGAGAGGTCACGCGTCGGTTCGAGCAGGGGGGCGAGCGTACGCCCCACGATCTGCAGGCGGTCGGCGTCTTCGGCGCTCGCAAAGTTGAGCGTCACCGCTTCGAGCCGGTCCTGCACCAGCTGCGTGAGCGTGGCGACACTCACCGAGGCGGCTCGCAGCGCGTCGAGGTCGAGCGGCTCCCCCACCTGCAACAGCACGCGCGACCGCGGGGCTTCCTTGCGTTCGAAGAGCAACCCCACCGGCACGATGCGAATACCGCGCACGCCGCGATCGGCGGCGTGTAACGCCATGCGGGCGAGGCCGGTGCGCAGCGGCGCCATGCGCGGATCGTCATGGCTCTTCCCCTCGGGGAACACCACCACGGCGGCGCCGGTCGCGAGCGCATCGGCGACGGCATCAAAGCTGGCGGCGTTGCGGGCCGGATCCACGGCGGCCGGGTCGCCCACGACTTTGGCTTCATCGGCGGCGCGGCGCAGCGGTACCACGCCGGCGGTGTGAAGAAAACGCGCAACGAGCGGATTGGCGAAGATCGTGGCCTTCGCCGTGAAGTGCACGCGCCGCGGAACGCTCGAGGCCACCGCGAGCGCATCGACCAGCGCGTTCGGATGATTCACCGCCAGAAAGATCGGCCCGTCGGGCGGCACGCGCTCCAGCCCGGTGACCGTGAGCTGCTGGTAGTACCAACGCAGCGCCACGCCCACCACGGGCTTGAGCACGGTATAGACGAGCGGCGTGCGCGACATGCGGGCCGTTAGCCGAGTCGGCAGCGAATCGCGCGTTCGATCACGCCATGGCCGTGCGCTCGTCGGCCTCGCGCGCGGCCTGCTCGCCCGCCTTCACGTTCACCAGGGAGAGCAGGGCGCCGCCCACCACGAAGAACGCGATCACCCAGAGAATCGCGTCACGGCTGCTGCCCGTGCGATTGATCACGATGCCGAACACCAGCGGTCCGAGAATGCCACCGAACTTCTCGAACACGGAGTAGAAGCCGAAGAACTCGCCGCTCTTGTGCTTGGGCACCATGCTCGCAAAGAGCGAGCGGCTGAGCGCCTGCGTGCCGCCTTGCACCATGCCGACCAGAATGGCGAGGCCGTAGAACTCGCGCGCCGTGTGAATGCCATGCGCATACACGCAGATGCCCGTATAGGCCACGAGCCCCAGCAGCACCGACAGCTTGGCGCCCAGCTTGGCGGCAATCGACCCGAACGCAAACGCGAACGGAATGCCGATGAACTGCACCAGCAGGATCGCCTTGATCATGTCCGCCTGTGGCACGCCGATCTCTTCACCGAACGGCGTCGCCATCTTCACGATCGTCTGAATGCCGTCGTTGTAGATCGTGAACGCCAGCATCACCAGGAACGCCTGCTTGTAGTCGCGGAACTCGCGCAGCGTTTCGCCGAGACGCGAAATGGCCGCTCCCACCGGATTGGCCACGGCGGCCTCGTCGCCTTCGAGCATGCGTGCCGGCTCCGCGACCTTCCGGAACACGGGGATGCTGAAGAGCAGCCACCACACACCGACTGAGACGAACGCGAGGCGTGCCGGCAGGCTCGCCTGACTGGGCGACAGATCCGGTCCGGTCGGCAGGCCGATGAGCGCCGGATTGCTGATCCACGCCAGATTCACCGCCAGCAGGATGCCACCACCGATGTAGCCCATCGCGTACGCCGCCGTGGACACGCGATCGATTTCGTCTTCGCTCGCGATGTGTGGCAGGAGCGATTCATAGAAGGTGAGGCTGCCCGTGGCGCCGGCGAGCGAGAGCACGAACAGGGTGGACGCGAGCAGGATCTGTCCCTGTCCGATGAAGTACATGCCCGCCGTCGCGAACACGCCGATCATCATGAAGACGGCCATGAAGCGCTTCTTGGCCGCCTTGAAGTCGGCCACCGCACCCAGGATGGGCGAGAGCACCGCAATGAGCACGGCGGCGATCGTATTGGCCCAGCTGTACTGCTCCGTGGCTTGGGGGGCCGACAATCCGGCACCGGCCACCCGGATGAAGAAGATCGGGAACACCGCCGTGGTGATCACCGTCTGCATCGACGAGATGGCCCAGTCATACATGGCCCAGGCGCGCAGCTCAGGCCGGTGCAGGCCGAGGGCGTACAGCAGACCGGTGCGGCGGGGGGCCGGGGCGGCGGACGAAGACGCCATGTCGGGGCTCCAAGTGTGATGACCGTCAGGGAACGGGCGTATGTTCTGGACGGGTGAGGTCGCTGTCCAGTACGTCACGTGACAGATTCAAGGGCATGTGGCGCAGAACTCTCCTCGGTCTGGGTGTCCTTGCCGGTGCGGCGCTCAGCGCCTGCGACCGCCGCGCGTCGTCGTCGGCCGGTGACTCCGCCAGCGCCACCCCCGCGGCCCAGCCCGCGGATAGCGTCGTCACCGAGGTGACCGCGAGCGGCTGGGACGCGGCCGCCGGCCCCTTTGTGGTGCTCCCCACGGTGGACGGGGGGATGATCGCCGGCTCGCTGCTGCGCCCCGAGGCCAGTGAACTGACGGTGGGCGATACCGCCGGGATCGGCGCGAGTCTGGGCGACGGGCGTCTCGAGCTCTTTTCGCGCGGCGGCAAGGTGGGCGTGGCCCGGCTCACCGTGGAGGGGGCGCCCAAGGTCGGGGACGGTTGCACCGCGTGGCCGGTGGCCCGCCTGGCGACCGATCCCGGCACCACCGTGTCGCCATGGACCGCCGCCTTTGCCTTTGGCCGCGTGACGGCGGTGCCGTTCGATTCCATCGAAGGGCTCGTGCCGCGCGACTCGGCGCGTCTGGCGGCCGATCTCACGCGCCTCGCCTCCGGGCTCCCCGACGACACCAGCGCCACCTTCCGCACGTTGCCGTACGTCGTGCTGCGCGCCTGGCGCACGCGGGGGCTCGACAGCGGCTTTGCGGTGGCGACGCTCGTGCGCCGCGTGAATCAGGAAGACAATCCGCGCGAAGAGCGGCTCGTGCTGGTGGTGAACACCGTGGGCGCCGACCCGCGGCAGTGGACGGTCGGCTGGCACGAACGCGCCGCGGGTCATGAAGAGGAGTTGGTCGTGGCCGAACCGCTCCTCGCCTTCCGGGTGGCACCGTCGCCCGACCTGCGCCTGCTCTTCGGTCGGGATGACGGCGTGGCCCTGGGGGCCGCCGTGCTTACTCGTCGCGGGGCGACGTGGACGCTCCTGTGGGAGAGCGCCGTGGCGGGGTGCGAGTAGCCTTCGCGCCACCCGCCGCGTTGGCGCGCTGCAGGCGCGCCAGATCGGCTTCCGCGGCCATGAAGGCAAAGCCGGGCCACCCGCCGCCGGCCATCGCGCGCTCGAACGACGCCTTCGCGAGCACGGTATCGCCGCGCACGAGCGCCCACGCACCCAGGCCGTAGTTGAGCGTCGCGATCTGCACGTCTTCGCTATCCGCCGGCGTGATCAGCTGCACGGGCGTCACCTCGCCGCGATAGAGCTTGAGGCGCGACACATACGCATAGCCCGGTGGCGCAGGCTTGGGATCGGGCCTGGCGTCGATATGCTGATCGAGCATCGCCTGCGCGTCGGCGATGCGACCGGCGCGCGACAGCGAGAGCCACAACCAATCCGTGCTCCCGGCGCGCTCGCCTCCATCGGGGGCCTTGGGCTGCGCGCGCGTGAAGAGCGTGGCCGCCTCACCGAAGCGCCCCTGGAGGTAGCGCAACACGCCGAGGTGGAAGAACAAGCCGTAATTGGTGGTATCGAGCGCGATGCCTCGCGTGAGATCGGCATCGGCCTTGGCGAACTCCCGCACCGACAGATAGCGATGGCCGCGCCAGCGGAGCAGCATCGCTTCTGTCTTGCGGGTGTCGGCGGTGCGGGGGGCGGGGAGCGCCGCGAGTCCCTTCGTGAAGGTCTCGATCGCTTCGCGGAACTGCCGCGCACCACTCTGCGCCACGCCCAGCGCGATCACCTTCGACGCATCGGCATAGTTGCCGCCGAGGGCGGCGCGTGCCCGCGCGATGGGCCCCGTGTCGGCGAGCGCGCGATAGAGCTCGCCCTGCGCGGATCGCACCTGCACCGTGCGCGCCGGCGACGCTTCGAGCGCGCGGTACCAAATGTTGCGGAAGCGTACGGGATGCTCGTGATCCTGCAGGCTGATGCGCAACCGATCGGGGTGCACGTCATACGGCGGGCGCGAGCCATTGGCCGTGGGGCCCACGAGGGCGCGATGGTCCTGCACAAGCACGCCGTTGTGCCACACGGTGAGCACGGCCGGTGACGCGACACGCCCTGCGGCGGTGAAGCGCGGCCGCGTGTAGATGATGTCGTAGCTCTGCCACGTCCCCGGCGGCCGGCTCGCATTCACGAGCGGCGGATACTGGCCGTAAATCGCTGCCGCCTGGCCGTCGGCATACGTGACGTTGTGCCACGAGTCGAGGACCTGCACCTCATAGCGCCCGTCGCCAAAGAAGACGCCGCTGTTGCCGCGATCCTGATCCATCCCCCTGGGCGGATTGGGCGCCATCCATTCGATGTGCAGCTGCACATCGCCCACCGAATCCTTGGAGAAGATCGCGCCCGTGCCGGGCGCGACCTGCATCGCCCCATTCACCAGCGTCCACTTGGCCGGCGTGCCGTCGCCGTGGGTCCACTGGTCGAGCGAGGCGCCGTCAAAGAGCACGACGGCGTCAGGCGGCGGTGGAAGCGTGACGTGGGTGGGCGGGGTGACCACCGGTGGAACGGGGCGGGCTCTGGAATGCTGGGGCCACGCGTCCAGTGGTGGCTGTTGCGCGGCGACGGGCACCGCGAACACGGTGGCGAGGAGCGCAGAGCACAGGATCGATGGGCGCACGAGAGGCATCGGTATGATTCGCGGAGAAGGCGCGGAGGTGCGACTACGGAACGTTCTTGCCCGTGGCGGCAACATGAATGGCGGTCCACTGCTGCGCATCGAGCGTCACGCGGGTCGCGTCGACCGCGTGCTGCAACGCCTCAAGGCGACGTGAACCCGTGATGGGGATGACGCGCGCGGGATGCCGGAGGAGCCACGCGAACGCCACGGTCTCGGTGCTGATTCCGAGATCGGCGGCGATCATGCCGAGCACCTGACGCACCCGCACCGCCGCATCGGCGTCGCTCGTGAAGAGCGCGCCGCCGGCGAGCGGCGACCAGATCATCGGGCGGACACGCAGCTGTTGGCATTGGTCCAGCGTGCCATCCATCAGCGGCGCCTGATGGAGCGGATGCCACTCGATCTGATTGGTCACCAGCGGCGTGCGACTGTTCAGGAGCGCAAACTGCGACGGCGAGAAGTTCGACACGCCGAACTGCCGCACCTTCCCACTGGTCCGGAGCGTCTCGAAGGCACGGGCCACCTCGTCGGCATCCAGCAGCGGATCGGGGCGGTGCAGCAGCAGCAGATCAATCACGTCGGTGCGCAGATGCCGCAGCGACTGCTCGGCGCTCGCGATGATATGTCGCGCGCTCGTTTCGTAATGCTTGATCGTGGTCTGCGGGTGCGTGTCGTGCACCAGCTGAATGCCGCACTTGGTGACGAGCTGAATCTTGTCGCGCAGCCCCGGCGACAGCGCGAGCGCCTCACCGAACAACGCTTCGACCGAATAGCCGCCATAGATGTCCGCGTGGTCGAAGCTGGTCACGCCCATCGCGACGCAGCCATCGATCCAGCGGAGCCGTTCCGATGCCGTCCACTCCCACGAGGCCATGCGCCACGCACCGGCCACGATCGGGGACAGCTCCAGGGATCCGTTCATGCTTCATGCTGCGCCCGTCGCCGCCGTTCGGCTAGGGCACCGCCGCGGGATCTCACCGACGCATTGTGTCCGCGCCCGATCGGCGGCAGACTCCAGCATGGACTCCCGCCTCCTGCTGCACCGCATCCTGTTCGACGGGCTCGCGCTCTCCCTCGTCGGCAGCGTCATCATCCTGTCGTCACTGGCCGCCAATCCCCGCTACTGGCTGCAGGACTACCCGAAGGCCATCCAGGACGCGGTCCCCAAGAAGACGCCCGCCGAAAAGCGCGCCGCGCGCCTCTGGGGCATTCCCTTCATGCTCACGCTGATGGGCGGGATGGTGATCTCCGGCATCCTGCTCAAGCGCGGCATGCCCGACGCCCGCTTCCTCACCGTCTACGCCGACACCCTCGGGGTCGCGCTGCTCTTCAACACCTGGGACCTGCTCGTCCTCGACTGGCTGATCTTCTGCACCATCACGCCGTCATTCCTCGTCATCCCCGGCACCGCCGGCATGCCGGGCTACAAGGACTACAAGCACCATGTCATCGCGTTCATCACTGGGGCGATCAGCTCGGTGGTGATTGCGGCGATCATCGCCGGCCTGGTGTACGCCTTCGGCTGAGTGCGCGGCGGGGGCACCCTAGCCCAGCCACTCCTTGAACAGCTTCTCGTCCACCCCGACGCACAGTTTGTGCTGCAGGCGGACGAGGGGCTGTTTGAGCAGATAGGGCTCATCCGCCAGGATCGACAGCCACTTCTCTTCCCCGTACAGCGCCGTGCGCAGCCCCAGCTCGGCGAAGCGCTTCGAGTCGCGATCGAGAATTGCCTCCACGCCGAACTTCTGAGCGAAGCGCTTGAGTTCACCCAGCGAGGCGGCGCGCTCGGCGAGGTCCACGAAATGCGTCTTCACGCGACGCTCGGCGAAGAAACGGAGCGCCTTGCGCGTATCGGCACTCTTCTTGGTGCCGAAGATCTGGACGAGGAGATCAGCCGGTGGCATGGCCCCGAATTTATCGGAGCGCCTTCCGGATCACGAGCTTGAGCCCCGACCAGACGTCGCTCACCGCGCACACCTTGATGTCCACGTAGCCCATCGGCAGGGCCACCGCCCGGATCACATCCTCGGTGACATCCGTGGGGACCTTGGCGGTCTTCTTGGGCCACGACACCCACACCATCGCATCGGGCGCAATCAGGTCGCGGAGGCGTGTCAGCTCGCGCGTGAGCACCGCGCGTTCCGTGGTGAACAGGTGCACGACCGGTGTCCGGGCATCCACGGTGCGACCAAAGGTCACCCCCTCGGGGAGCGGCGCCAGCCAGTCGCGATAGTCGGTGGGCGCGCCGATCGACACGACGCGCGAGCCCGCCACGATGCCGAGCTTCTTGGCGAGCGGGGTCCCGCTGTAACCAGCCTGCGCCATGGCGCCTCCGGCGGTCTCCCGCCATGGGGGTGAGCGGCTACAATAACGTCATGCACGAGCCCACGGGTGACCCCAGCCGCCCCACGATGACCGAGCGCGACCGTATGCGGGCTGGGCAGCCGTACAACTCCCGCGACCCGGAGCTGCTGGCGCTCGCCCACCGGGCCCGGGCGCTGCTGGCGCGCTTCGGCACGCTCTCATCCACCAGCGGCGACGCGCGCACCAGCGTGTTGCGCGACCTGCTCGGCGCGGTGGGCGACGGCGTGTGGATCGAGCCGCCCTTCTTCTGCGACTACGGGGCCCATATCACGATCGGTGCGCACACCTTCGTGAACGTGAATGTGGTGATGCTCGACAGCGCCGACATCACGATTGGCCAGCGCGTGCTCATTGGTCCCAGCGCCCAGCTGCTGACCGCGACGCATCCGCTTGCCATGGCGGAGCGCCTGCCCACCGACTGGACGCCTGACAGCGGACACGGGCCCTACGTGACCATGGCGCGCCCGATCACGGTGGGAGATGGCGCGTGGATCGGCGCCGGCGCGCTGCTCATGCCCGGGGTCACGGTGGGTGAGGGGGCCGTGATCGGTGCCGGCAGTGTCGTGACGCACGATGTGCCGGCACACACGGTCGTGGTCGGCAACCCGGCGCGCGTCGTGCGCGCGCTCGAGCCGCCGCCGTCGTCGGTGTAGCCGGCGCCTACGCCGCGGTCGGCGCGGTCTCGGCCTGCCGCCGCTTCTCGTCGTCGAACGCGCCTTCGCTGCGCGACACCACGAGCGTCGCCACGCCGTTGCCGATCAGGTTGGTGATCGCGCGGGCCTCGCTCATGAAGCGGTCCACGCCCAGCAGCAGGGCGACGCCTTCCACCGGCACCGTGCGCGTCGCCGCGAGCGTCGAGGCGAGCACGATGAAGCCGGAGCCCGTCACACCGGCCGCGCCCTTGCTCGTGAGCATCAGAATGCCCAGCAACGTGAGCTGTTCGCCGATCGGCAGATCGATCTTGTACACCTGCGCGATGAAGATCGCCGCCATGCTCAGGTAGATGCTCGTGCCGTCGAGATTGAACGAGTAGCCGGTGGGAATCACGAGCCCCACGACGGGCTTGGCGCAGCCGTAGCGCTCGAGCTTCTCGAGCATGCGCGGCAGCGCCGCTTCGGAGCTCGAGGTGCCGAGCACCAGCAGAATCTCTTCCTTGATGAAGCGCAGGAAGGGCCAGATGCGGAAGCCGTACGCGCGGCAGATGCTCCCGAGCACCACGAAGATGAACACCGCCATCGTGAGGTACACGTCGAGCATGAGGCGGCCGAGTGGCAGCAGCGTCTTGAGACCAAACGTGCCCACGGTATACGCCATGGCGCCGAATGCACCGATCGGCGCGACCTTCATGACAATGGCCACGATGCGAAAGAACACTGCCTGCAACCGCACGAGCAGATCGGCGATGTCACGCCCCGCTTCGCCAACCGCGGTGAGCGCCACCCCAAAGAGCACCGAGAAGAACACCACCGGCAGCAGATCCCCGCTCGCAAACGCGGCGATCACATTGCTCGGGACGATGTGGAGCAGGAACTCCAGCATCCCCTGTTCCTTGCCGGCCGCGGTGTACTTGCTCACGTCACCCATCGCGAGCGCCGAGATATCGAGCCCCGCGCCGGGCTTGGTGACGTTCACGATCACCAGACCGATCGCGAGGGCAAGCGTGGAGACCAGCTCGAAGTAGAGCAGGGCCTTGCCGCCCACGCGCCCCAACTTGCGCAGGTCCGCCATGCTGGCGATGCCGTGCACGATCGTGAGGAAGATGATCGGCGTGATCACCATCTTCACGAGATTGATGAACGTGTCGCCGATCGGCTTGAGCGCCTTCGCGGTGGCCGGAGCCTCGACGCCAAGGAGGACACCGAGAGACACGGCCACCAGGACCTGGACGGTCAGGTTGCGAAACAGGCGGGGCACGGCGGAGGGGCGAGGGGAATCGTCAGGTCAGCTTGCGCAGTGCGAGCAGACCGAGGCGCATCATCAGGGCGCCGGCAGCAAACGCCGCCAAGCATAACACGTCGAACAAGGCGAAGTCGCTGCGCAGCACGCGGCAGGTCACGAGCGCGGCCAGCGCCGCCGCCCACAGCCCACTGCCGAGGATCACCAGCATCAGCGAGCCCACCGAGTCGCGCAGCGTCCAGGGCTGGATACCGCGGGCCTCGAGGAGCGGGCGCAGGATACCGTGCCCGACCACGACGGTGACCAGCATGGCGCCGGCGGCGGCCACGGCCATCGACAGCCAGAGGATTTCCGGCGTCATGGAATGCGAGAGGCGGGAACGTGGCGCACGATCGGTACATATTCGCTGTATGTCGTCGCGAATGCGCCCCTATCGCCCCGCCTGGTGGCTCCCCGATCCGCACACCGCCACGGTGTGGGGGCGGGTCGGACGGCGCGAGCCCGTCCCGGCCATTCAGCGCGAGCGCTGGGACACCCCCGACGGCGACTTCGTGGAAGTGGCCCGGCTCGAAAGCCCCGATGGACCGGCGGCACCCCGACTGTTGCTGTTGCACGGGCTCGAAGGCGGCACCCATTCGCACTACGCCAAGGCGATGTTCCGCGAAGCGCAGAGCCGGCGCTGGGCGGCGGACCTGCTGCTCTTTCGGACCTGCGGTTCGGAACCGAACCGGCTGCCCCGGAGCTACCACTCCGGCGAAACGAGCGACCCCCGCTGGGTCATCGAGCAGCTCATCGCCCGGCACCCCGGGGCGCCCCTCGGCCTCATGGGGGTGTCGCTTGGTGGCAATGTCCTCTGCAAGCTGCTCGGCGAGTGGGGGGCCGACCTGCCGCCGGCGGTCACCGGCGCGGTGGCCGTGTCCGTCCCCTTCGACCTCGCCCGCGCCTCCCGGCATATCGGGCGCGGCTTCGGGGTCGTGTACGAGCGGCTTTTTCTCAAGACGCTCATTCCCAAGGCGCTGCGGAAGATCGACCGCCACGCCGAGCTGGCCGACCTCCGTCGGGTGGCGCAGGCGCGCACGCTGTGGGAGTTCGACGATGCCTTCACGGCCCCGCTCCATGGCTTTCGCGACGCCGCGGACTACTACGCTCGGGCGAGCTCGTTGCCGTATCTCGCCGGGATCCGTCGCCGTACCCTGCTGCTGAGTGCGGTGGACGACCCGTTCCTCCCGCCCGAGGTCCTCGACGAGGTCCGGGTGGCGGTCGCGGGCAATGCCCAGGTCGAACTCGAGTTCCCGGCGCGAGGCGGCCACGTGGGCTTCACGGCCGGGTGGAATCCGCTCAACCCCTGGTACTACGGAGAGTGGCGGGCCGCCGAATTTCTGGCCGCCGGGTTCGCCGGGCGGTCGGCCGCGCCGGCACCTGCTGCGACCACCTCGGTGACCGCCTAGCTTCCGGAGCGGGGCCACGGTGGCCCCGCTGTCCTCTGCATTCTGGTACGCGTGACTGCTGTCTCTCTCGCGGTGCTGCTCACCGGGCTCGTCCTCGGCGTCTTTGCCATGCTTTATGGCACGGAACGTCAGGTGCACCCGGCGGTCGCCCCGCACGAACGTCGAAGTGAACATGATCCGGCGGCGGAACCGTCCGCGCTGTTCAATCGCGCGAGTCTCGCCGCGTTTGCGGTGGGCTTCGGCCTCACCGGCTATCTCCTCGATCGGTTCACCCCGTGGGGGTGGCTACCGTTGCTCGCGCTGGCGCTCGTCGCCGGCGCCGCCGCCTATGCCGGTCAGGCGCTTCTCATTGCCCGCTGGGCCATTCCGTCGGCGCGGCACGATCAGGTGGACGAACGCTTCCTGCTGCAGGGGACGCTCGGACGCGTAACGCGCGCCGCCGCCGCGGGCGACAGCGGCGTCATGACCTATGCGCTCGACGGCCGCGAGTATGCGTTGCCGGTGCGGGCGATGCACGGCGGCGCGCTGGCCGAAGGCGTCGAGGTCGTGATCGATCGCGTCGAAGATGGCGTCGCCCACGTGGAGCTGTGGGCCGACGTGGAGCAGCGGCTCTAGTGCCCGGTCAGTGGACGTGGTCCGACGCGATCATTTTCATCGCGGTGATCACGGCCATGCAGCTCGTGATGTTCTGGCTGCTCACGAAGGTCTTCCTCAACATGATCAGCGAGGGCGACCGCTGCCCGGTGTGCGACGCCGAAACGCAGGCGGTGGAGCGCCGCGGCTGGTGGCACCTCGTCAGCTTTGGCGCGCGCAATCGACGCAGCTGGTGCCTGCAGTGCGGCTGGGAAGGCGTGCTGCGGCGCAGCGAGGC is from Gemmatimonadaceae bacterium and encodes:
- a CDS encoding lysophospholipid acyltransferase family protein, whose protein sequence is MSRTPLVYTVLKPVVGVALRWYYQQLTVTGLERVPPDGPIFLAVNHPNALVDALAVASSVPRRVHFTAKATIFANPLVARFLHTAGVVPLRRAADEAKVVGDPAAVDPARNAASFDAVADALATGAAVVVFPEGKSHDDPRMAPLRTGLARMALHAADRGVRGIRIVPVGLLFERKEAPRSRVLLQVGEPLDLDALRAASVSVATLTQLVQDRLEAVTLNFASAEDADRLQIVGRTLAPLLEPTRDLSDGTTPLGAILSIIRRLDRGLAAVRVHGNTALGERATAFERRVRAFRSRLDALGIDVHDIAIDRGATAGAWFAVREAFYAALLLPVGLWGRLTHWIPIQLARRLALRNVQSRDEPAMNTLVIGLVLVLAAYAVQTTLVGLTVGWWWALAFLCTLVPSASSDLWYGDRTRRARQRAAAYRRFRAEPELQRALLAEADAIRADAAALERAVSAL
- a CDS encoding MFS transporter; protein product: MASSSAAPAPRRTGLLYALGLHRPELRAWAMYDWAISSMQTVITTAVFPIFFIRVAGAGLSAPQATEQYSWANTIAAVLIAVLSPILGAVADFKAAKKRFMAVFMMIGVFATAGMYFIGQGQILLASTLFVLSLAGATGSLTFYESLLPHIASEDEIDRVSTAAYAMGYIGGGILLAVNLAWISNPALIGLPTGPDLSPSQASLPARLAFVSVGVWWLLFSIPVFRKVAEPARMLEGDEAAVANPVGAAISRLGETLREFRDYKQAFLVMLAFTIYNDGIQTIVKMATPFGEEIGVPQADMIKAILLVQFIGIPFAFAFGSIAAKLGAKLSVLLGLVAYTGICVYAHGIHTAREFYGLAILVGMVQGGTQALSRSLFASMVPKHKSGEFFGFYSVFEKFGGILGPLVFGIVINRTGSSRDAILWVIAFFVVGGALLSLVNVKAGEQAAREADERTAMA
- a CDS encoding DUF1080 domain-containing protein encodes the protein MVTPPTHVTLPPPPDAVVLFDGASLDQWTHGDGTPAKWTLVNGAMQVAPGTGAIFSKDSVGDVQLHIEWMAPNPPRGMDQDRGNSGVFFGDGRYEVQVLDSWHNVTYADGQAAAIYGQYPPLVNASRPPGTWQSYDIIYTRPRFTAAGRVASPAVLTVWHNGVLVQDHRALVGPTANGSRPPYDVHPDRLRISLQDHEHPVRFRNIWYRALEASPARTVQVRSAQGELYRALADTGPIARARAALGGNYADASKVIALGVAQSGARQFREAIETFTKGLAALPAPRTADTRKTEAMLLRWRGHRYLSVREFAKADADLTRGIALDTTNYGLFFHLGVLRYLQGRFGEAATLFTRAQPKAPDGGERAGSTDWLWLSLSRAGRIADAQAMLDQHIDARPDPKPAPPGYAYVSRLKLYRGEVTPVQLITPADSEDVQIATLNYGLGAWALVRGDTVLAKASFERAMAGGGWPGFAFMAAEADLARLQRANAAGGAKATRTPPRRSPTGASTSPRDE
- a CDS encoding aldo/keto reductase, which gives rise to MNGSLELSPIVAGAWRMASWEWTASERLRWIDGCVAMGVTSFDHADIYGGYSVEALFGEALALSPGLRDKIQLVTKCGIQLVHDTHPQTTIKHYETSARHIIASAEQSLRHLRTDVIDLLLLHRPDPLLDADEVARAFETLRTSGKVRQFGVSNFSPSQFALLNSRTPLVTNQIEWHPLHQAPLMDGTLDQCQQLRVRPMIWSPLAGGALFTSDADAAVRVRQVLGMIAADLGISTETVAFAWLLRHPARVIPITGSRRLEALQHAVDATRVTLDAQQWTAIHVAATGKNVP
- a CDS encoding DUF3052 domain-containing protein; the encoded protein is MAQAGYSGTPLAKKLGIVAGSRVVSIGAPTDYRDWLAPLPEGVTFGRTVDARTPVVHLFTTERAVLTRELTRLRDLIAPDAMVWVSWPKKTAKVPTDVTEDVIRAVALPMGYVDIKVCAVSDVWSGLKLVIRKALR
- a CDS encoding sugar O-acetyltransferase, with the translated sequence MHEPTGDPSRPTMTERDRMRAGQPYNSRDPELLALAHRARALLARFGTLSSTSGDARTSVLRDLLGAVGDGVWIEPPFFCDYGAHITIGAHTFVNVNVVMLDSADITIGQRVLIGPSAQLLTATHPLAMAERLPTDWTPDSGHGPYVTMARPITVGDGAWIGAGALLMPGVTVGEGAVIGAGSVVTHDVPAHTVVVGNPARVVRALEPPPSSV
- a CDS encoding dicarboxylate/amino acid:cation symporter, with translation MPRLFRNLTVQVLVAVSLGVLLGVEAPATAKALKPIGDTFINLVKMVITPIIFLTIVHGIASMADLRKLGRVGGKALLYFELVSTLALAIGLVIVNVTKPGAGLDISALAMGDVSKYTAAGKEQGMLEFLLHIVPSNVIAAFASGDLLPVVFFSVLFGVALTAVGEAGRDIADLLVRLQAVFFRIVAIVMKVAPIGAFGAMAYTVGTFGLKTLLPLGRLMLDVYLTMAVFIFVVLGSICRAYGFRIWPFLRFIKEEILLVLGTSSSEAALPRMLEKLERYGCAKPVVGLVIPTGYSFNLDGTSIYLSMAAIFIAQVYKIDLPIGEQLTLLGILMLTSKGAAGVTGSGFIVLASTLAATRTVPVEGVALLLGVDRFMSEARAITNLIGNGVATLVVSRSEGAFDDEKRRQAETAPTAA
- a CDS encoding alpha/beta fold hydrolase; translation: MSSRMRPYRPAWWLPDPHTATVWGRVGRREPVPAIQRERWDTPDGDFVEVARLESPDGPAAPRLLLLHGLEGGTHSHYAKAMFREAQSRRWAADLLLFRTCGSEPNRLPRSYHSGETSDPRWVIEQLIARHPGAPLGLMGVSLGGNVLCKLLGEWGADLPPAVTGAVAVSVPFDLARASRHIGRGFGVVYERLFLKTLIPKALRKIDRHAELADLRRVAQARTLWEFDDAFTAPLHGFRDAADYYARASSLPYLAGIRRRTLLLSAVDDPFLPPEVLDEVRVAVAGNAQVELEFPARGGHVGFTAGWNPLNPWYYGEWRAAEFLAAGFAGRSAAPAPAATTSVTA